One Candidatus Vicinibacter affinis DNA window includes the following coding sequences:
- the metF gene encoding methylenetetrahydrofolate reductase [NAD(P)H], giving the protein MKVTEYFTQHPEKTFVSFEVLPPLKGGSIHSLFEQLDPLMEFNPPFIDVTYHREEFIYNQKPSGYYEKTAIRKRPGTVGICAALMNRYKIEAVPHLICGGFTKEDTENALIDLHFLQIKNVLALRGDARKFDEKFIPEPGGHDNALDLVKQIDGLNHGVYQDSNIENGSPMDFCIGVAGYPEKHFEAPSLKSDMRFTKKKIEAGADYIVTQMFFDNAKFFHYAEQCKKEGIEVPIVPGIKPLTKKYQLNSIPRNFYIDLPYELVRAIQKAKTDEAVIEVGIEWCVEQSRELKKAGVPCIHYYTMGDSDVVRRIVSQIQ; this is encoded by the coding sequence ATGAAGGTTACAGAATACTTCACGCAGCATCCGGAAAAAACTTTTGTATCTTTTGAAGTTTTACCGCCCCTCAAAGGTGGAAGTATACATTCTTTGTTTGAGCAATTAGATCCCTTGATGGAATTCAATCCTCCATTTATTGATGTTACGTATCACCGCGAAGAATTTATATACAATCAAAAACCCAGCGGGTATTATGAAAAGACTGCCATCAGGAAGCGACCGGGTACTGTAGGAATATGTGCCGCTTTAATGAACAGATATAAAATTGAAGCGGTTCCCCATTTGATCTGCGGAGGATTTACAAAGGAGGATACAGAAAATGCATTGATTGATTTGCATTTTTTACAAATTAAAAATGTACTGGCACTGCGCGGGGATGCAAGGAAGTTTGATGAAAAATTTATTCCAGAACCAGGGGGGCATGACAATGCATTGGATTTGGTTAAGCAAATTGATGGATTAAACCACGGGGTTTACCAGGACAGCAATATAGAAAACGGAAGTCCTATGGATTTCTGTATTGGTGTAGCGGGCTATCCTGAAAAACATTTTGAAGCACCCAGTCTAAAATCAGATATGCGTTTTACCAAAAAGAAAATAGAAGCAGGTGCAGATTACATTGTCACGCAAATGTTTTTTGACAATGCCAAATTCTTTCACTATGCCGAACAATGTAAAAAAGAAGGAATAGAGGTTCCTATTGTGCCGGGCATCAAACCACTTACAAAAAAATATCAGCTCAATTCCATTCCAAGGAATTTTTATATTGATCTTCCCTACGAACTCGTACGTGCGATCCAAAAGGCAAAGACTGATGAGGCCGTTATTGAAGTTGGAATAGAGTGGTGTGTAGAACAATCCCGCGAATTAAAAAAGGCCGGAGTACCCTGTATTCATTATTATACCATGGGCGACAGCGATGTAGTGAGACGTATTGTTAGCCAAATCCAATAG